One window of Aerococcus tenax genomic DNA carries:
- a CDS encoding ABC transporter ATP-binding protein, with the protein MLKARHLRKTFGDLVAVDDVSFDLEPGKILGMIGRNGSGKTTIFRLILNFLTPENGGEVLWNDQPMSDQVYETIGYLPEERGLYEKMTIEQQILYFAQLRGMEKQEVLDRIDEWMDRFEVKGKRTDKINSLSKGNQQKVQLIATLIHEPAFIILDEPFSGLDPVNADLLKQGILYLRDKGSSIIFSSHNMNNVEAICDDMLMIHDGEQVLYGKIREIRESFGRTRIEVEAPDWTKDQLQALEGVDHVGVKEDNYYRLYLTDESYGPAIFQTLTHGNYIRHFSQQPPTLEEIFKMKAGGHNE; encoded by the coding sequence ATGTTAAAAGCACGTCATTTACGTAAGACTTTTGGCGATTTAGTGGCGGTTGACGATGTTTCTTTCGATCTTGAACCAGGGAAAATCTTGGGCATGATCGGTCGAAATGGGTCAGGAAAAACCACCATTTTCCGCTTGATTTTAAACTTTTTAACTCCAGAGAATGGTGGGGAAGTCTTATGGAACGACCAACCCATGAGTGACCAGGTCTATGAGACCATTGGTTACCTACCCGAGGAACGGGGGCTCTATGAGAAAATGACCATTGAGCAACAGATCCTGTACTTTGCCCAATTGCGGGGTATGGAGAAGCAGGAAGTCCTTGACCGTATTGATGAGTGGATGGACCGCTTCGAGGTCAAAGGAAAACGGACGGATAAGATTAATAGCCTGTCTAAGGGGAACCAACAAAAGGTGCAACTGATTGCGACTTTGATCCATGAACCGGCCTTTATTATCCTGGACGAACCCTTTTCCGGTTTAGACCCAGTCAACGCTGATCTCTTGAAACAAGGGATTCTATACCTACGTGATAAGGGGTCATCAATTATTTTCTCCAGTCACAATATGAATAATGTTGAAGCGATTTGCGATGATATGCTAATGATCCATGACGGCGAGCAAGTCCTCTATGGCAAGATTCGGGAAATCCGGGAAAGCTTCGGCCGGACCCGCATTGAAGTGGAAGCGCCGGATTGGACCAAGGACCAGTTACAAGCCTTGGAAGGGGTCGACCATGTGGGGGTTAAGGAAGATAACTACTACCGCCTCTACCTGACTGATGAGTCTTACGGACCAGCTATTTTCCAAACGCTGACCCATGGCAATTACATCCGCCACTTCAGCCAACAACCACCAACACTGGAAGAAATTTTCAAAATGAAAGCAGGTGGACACAATGAGTAA
- a CDS encoding ABC transporter permease — MSKLWVVIRQVYRKNVKSGSFIFMVLSPLIFIGIIAAVAYFVSQSETSSPDQIAVVDADPGMVEVLKTMDNHNVDFNFDQNQDQARQALADGDVDGMLKLNQENGQLKATYYGKSNLRQNAKVNLQQALSQYQMMVNAQEAGISPDQLQSLMTAQVPIEEVSIDVKEDGSVAEENKDAMNEMGRNGVASIAAFIIFYFLMFFINIIIQEVAAEKGSRIMEIILSSIPAKTHFYGKLLGVVLMILTQVGIYVLLFILWRILSTQFGILSLPEEITQAFDIKAFLSNNLTMLLISGLLALMGIVTYIALAAFLGSLVTKTEDAQKVSQPVIWLGLIGFYIGIFGQQAGTDTAFYRISSQIPFFTPFVMPFRLADHSVEWPGVIMAIVVSLITMVLIFIFATTLYKSNVLAYSDKGPWDTFKQSISLWKSERQVNTK; from the coding sequence ATGAGTAAATTATGGGTCGTTATTCGTCAAGTTTATCGTAAGAATGTCAAATCAGGATCCTTTATCTTTATGGTCCTCTCCCCCCTTATCTTTATCGGGATTATCGCTGCAGTAGCCTACTTTGTTTCCCAGAGTGAGACGAGTTCACCGGACCAAATTGCGGTTGTTGATGCCGACCCTGGGATGGTCGAAGTCCTCAAGACCATGGATAATCATAACGTGGACTTCAACTTTGACCAAAATCAAGACCAAGCCCGTCAAGCCCTGGCTGATGGCGACGTCGATGGTATGCTGAAATTGAACCAGGAAAATGGCCAGCTCAAAGCGACTTATTACGGGAAGAGCAATCTAAGGCAAAATGCCAAGGTGAACCTGCAACAGGCCCTGAGCCAGTACCAAATGATGGTCAATGCCCAGGAAGCTGGGATTAGTCCTGACCAACTCCAAAGTCTGATGACAGCTCAAGTGCCGATTGAAGAAGTCTCAATTGATGTCAAAGAGGACGGCAGCGTTGCTGAAGAAAACAAGGATGCTATGAATGAGATGGGACGCAATGGAGTCGCTTCTATTGCTGCCTTTATCATCTTCTACTTCCTGATGTTCTTTATTAATATCATCATCCAAGAAGTGGCAGCGGAAAAAGGCTCACGGATTATGGAAATCATTCTCTCTAGTATTCCTGCTAAGACTCATTTCTACGGCAAACTCTTGGGAGTGGTACTAATGATCCTGACCCAAGTTGGGATCTATGTCCTTCTCTTTATCCTGTGGCGGATCCTATCCACCCAATTTGGCATTCTTAGTCTACCGGAGGAAATTACCCAGGCCTTTGATATCAAAGCCTTCCTCTCTAATAACTTGACCATGTTACTGATCAGCGGACTCCTCGCTTTGATGGGGATTGTGACTTATATCGCCTTGGCTGCTTTCCTAGGCTCCTTGGTGACCAAGACCGAAGATGCTCAAAAGGTGTCTCAACCTGTGATCTGGTTAGGTTTGATCGGTTTCTATATTGGGATCTTTGGCCAACAGGCTGGAACTGATACCGCCTTCTACCGGATCTCCTCCCAGATTCCTTTCTTTACGCCTTTCGTGATGCCTTTCCGCTTAGCGGATCACTCAGTGGAATGGCCGGGAGTAATTATGGCCATTGTGGTTTCTCTAATAACCATGGTACTGATCTTTATCTTTGCTACCACCCTCTACAAGAGCAATGTCTTGGCTTACAGTGATAAGGGACCTTGGGATACCTTCAAGCAATCCATTTCTCTCTGGAAGAGCGAACGCCAAGTCAATACTAAATAA
- a CDS encoding GNAT family N-acetyltransferase, with the protein MQIRPVRREDSQALADIYRYYVEETTFTFEEVPPTSEEMAERIHSIVQDFPYYVACNDQGQVLAYAYAHPFHERSAYRYSAEISIYSQVNKSEKGLGTALYQTVERDLKVQGIKTILALVTADNQVSINFHQKNGYQLVGHLHQVGYKFDQWLDTVYLEKHI; encoded by the coding sequence ATGCAAATTAGACCGGTGAGAAGAGAGGATAGTCAGGCTCTGGCGGATATATACCGCTATTATGTGGAGGAGACTACTTTTACCTTTGAAGAAGTTCCTCCCACTAGTGAGGAAATGGCTGAACGAATTCATTCAATCGTCCAAGATTTTCCCTACTATGTTGCTTGTAATGACCAAGGGCAGGTCTTGGCATATGCCTATGCCCATCCCTTCCATGAGCGTTCTGCCTACCGCTATAGCGCCGAGATCTCCATCTACAGCCAAGTCAATAAAAGTGAGAAAGGACTCGGCACTGCCCTCTATCAGACGGTGGAGCGGGATTTGAAGGTTCAAGGGATAAAAACCATCCTGGCTCTAGTAACTGCGGATAACCAGGTCAGTATCAACTTCCACCAAAAAAATGGTTACCAATTAGTGGGTCACTTGCACCAGGTCGGTTATAAATTTGATCAATGGTTAGATACGGTTTACTTAGAAAAACATATTTAA
- a CDS encoding asparaginase, translated as MSNKRIVLINLGGTITSVHTQAGGLQSGFLTGAELLKDMDLSNLAVDLRIKEVKSIPSNEMSLADMADIAQAIEAEIDQGAQGIVLTHGTDTMEETSYFVDLLLDTPVPVVFTGSQLSSQDLGYDGFSNIRDAVLTAASDDSAGKGTLLVFNQCIFTVNDVVKNNSIGLHAFESVNAGPLGVTYGGRVHYFRDYHPVDKFPVHLEQSFSPNVYLVKASLDFNPKMITALVEAGAEGFVLEGFGVGSLPPALQDILAQVIQAGIPVVLVAKANRGGVHKVYASKGAAIQLEKVGVILDQGYLNGQHARLKLIAMLNSPLKDDIAGNWNKY; from the coding sequence ATGTCAAATAAACGTATTGTGTTAATTAATTTAGGCGGGACCATTACCAGTGTCCATACCCAAGCTGGGGGCTTACAGTCAGGTTTCTTAACCGGAGCTGAGCTGTTGAAGGATATGGACCTGTCAAACTTAGCCGTTGACCTCAGGATTAAAGAAGTCAAAAGTATCCCTTCTAACGAAATGAGCTTAGCCGATATGGCCGATATTGCCCAAGCCATTGAAGCGGAAATCGACCAGGGCGCCCAAGGAATTGTTCTCACCCACGGGACCGATACCATGGAGGAGACCTCTTATTTTGTCGACCTGCTCCTGGATACCCCCGTTCCTGTCGTCTTTACCGGTAGTCAGTTATCCAGCCAAGACTTGGGTTATGATGGCTTTTCCAATATCCGTGATGCCGTCTTGACCGCTGCCAGTGACGATAGCGCCGGCAAGGGGACCCTCCTGGTCTTTAACCAATGTATCTTTACCGTGAATGATGTGGTGAAGAACAATAGTATCGGCCTCCATGCCTTTGAATCAGTCAATGCTGGACCTTTAGGCGTGACCTATGGGGGCCGGGTCCACTATTTCCGCGACTATCATCCAGTTGATAAATTCCCGGTCCACTTAGAGCAAAGCTTCAGCCCCAATGTCTACCTGGTCAAAGCCAGCTTGGACTTTAATCCTAAGATGATTACTGCCTTAGTTGAAGCTGGAGCTGAGGGCTTTGTCTTAGAAGGTTTTGGAGTAGGGTCCTTACCCCCCGCCCTCCAAGACATCCTCGCCCAAGTCATCCAAGCAGGGATTCCGGTCGTTTTAGTGGCTAAAGCCAACCGCGGTGGGGTCCATAAGGTTTATGCCAGCAAGGGTGCCGCGATTCAATTAGAAAAGGTCGGCGTCATCTTAGACCAAGGCTACCTCAACGGCCAACACGCCCGCTTAAAACTCATTGCCATGCTCAATAGCCCCTTAAAGGACGATATCGCCGGCAATTGGAACAAGTACTAA